CTGCGACGGGGACGTCAAATTCCAGATTCCGGTCTACATTATATCTGAGCTCTCTCGCTACAGGCCTCGAAATCTACCTGCTGTCGTCGAGTGGCCGCACGTACAAGGGTTGACCCTTGCTGATCCTGCCTACCATCTTGCTGATCCAGTCGATGTTCTGCTTGGAGCTGATTCTTATAACCTCATACTTCGTGAGGGTGTCAAACGAGGGCCGCCTCATACTCCAGTGGCTCAGGAGACCGCACTTGGCTGGATACTGACGGGAGGAGTCGACTCGGAAGGCGGCGGCGAGGCAGCAGGTAGACTAGAGGTACCAGTACATCACTGTAATGTAGACCGCGAATTAATGGAAATGTTGAGCAGATTCTGGGAACAGGAGGAGATCGACACTTCGATCCCACACACAGCAGACGACCAACGGGCGGAGGAACACTTCGTTACCACTCACCTTCGTCAACCTGATGGCAGATTCTCGGTGCGACTACCATTCAGCAGCGCACCTGAGCTAGGAGACTCCCGTCGCATAGCATTGCGAACTCTGGAGTCTCTAAACGGCAGGTTTCGGCGATCTGCCGAATTCCAGGCAGCCTACACCGAGTTCCTGAAGGCCTACGAAACGCTGGGGCATATGGCAGCGGCGCAACATCCGATTCCGAGCAACGGGTACTACCTCCCTCATCACGGAGTGTTGCGAGAGGCCAGCGCAACGACTAAGTTGCGAGTTGTCTTCAACGGATCCATGCCCTCTTCCAATGGGAAATCCATTAATGACTTCCTTCTCCGAGGTCCTAACCTGCTCCCAAATCTCGCCGACGTCCTGCTAAGGTGGCGTCGGCACGCTTTTGTGTTTTCAGCCGACATCGAGAAGATGTATCGGCAGATACTTGTCCACCCTGAAGATCGGCAATGGCAGCGGATCTTGTGGCAGCCTGAGAAAAGGGGAGGAGTCATTGATTACGAGCTGAGCACCGTCACTTACGGGCTCGCGTGTGCACCCTACCTTGCAATTCGGTGTTTACACCAGCTGGCCAAGGTGGAGGAGCAGCGGTATCCTCGTGGCTCTCGCATAGTACTACGAGACATCTATATGGACGATGTTCTTGCCGGAGCTGACTCCCTTCCTGAGGCAAGGCGACAACAAACGGAACTTCGAGAGCTTCTCATGGCGGGCGGATTCCCACTTCGCAAGTGGGCCTCCAACTCAAGGGGTCTGTTAGACGGACTCTCCAGCGACGAGCGGAAGGGAATCGTTGAATGGGATTCTCCAACCCATCACAGCGTCCTCGGCATAAAATGGCTACCTTCCGCTGACTGTTTTCAGGTTACCGCTGTGACTTCTCTAAAAAACGCAGGGTTCACTAAACGCTCTGTGCTCAGCGGAACAGCCCAGCTGTCGGACTCATCCGTGGCACTCAGCTGGATCCGGGGGCATCCTTCTCGCTGGCCGACTTACGTGGCGAATAGGGTGGCTGAAATCCAGAGGATGCTGCCGCTAGCCCAGTGGCACCACGTGAGGAGCGCTGAAAATCCAGCTGATTGCGCTTCTCGAGGCCTGTCTCCCGCTGAGCTTCCCAGGTTCCAACTGTGGTGGCGAGGACCCGAGTGGCTCTCCTCACCAGATCCTCTCCCCGCTGTACCGGCCGAGGAGGCAACCCACGAGGACGAGGAACTGAAGGCACATCACGTGACCGCCCAGCGGGAGAAAACATCCGGCACGTTAATCGAGCGCTTCTCGAATCTAACGCGCCTGTTTCGAGTCCTGGCCTGGTGTCGTCGCTGGGCCCCTAGAAATCGAAAACCAGAATCAGTTATCACTGCTACCGAAATGCAGGAAGTCAAATTGATTCTCCTGCGCTTGGAGCAGTCCGCTTCATTCTCCGAAGACATCGCCACTCTCCGCAGGAATCAACCCGTGGCTGCTAAAAGCAGATTGGCCAAACTCTGCCCATTCCTGGATAAGGACGGAGTCTTAAGAGTCGGAGGCCGCCTACAAGCTGCCAACCTTGCGTACGACCGGACGCATCCAGCTATTCTCCCTGACGAATCCCCTCTGGCTAAGTTGTGGGTCGACGCTGCTCACAAACGATGCCTGCACGGGGGGACGCAGCTTACCCTGGCGACGCTACGCCAGGAGTGCTGGATTCTCAGAGGTCGCCCAATGGTAAAACACTGTATCCACCAATGCACCGTTTGTATTCGCTGGAAAGGGCAAACCGCCCAGCCAAAAATGGGAAACCTCCCACCAGCAAGAATAACACCGTGTCGTCCCTTTTTCAGATCTGGTGTCGATTATGCAGGACCAATACACCTTCGGGCTGGTCGGGGTCGTGGTCAGCTCACAGTTAAAGGATACATCGCCGTGTTCATCTGCCTTGTCACCAAGGCCGTGCACCTGGAGGCTGTGTCGGATGGATCGACCGAAACCTTCCTCGCTGCACTACGACGCTTTATCTCACGGCGAGGTCGCTGCCTAGAGCTGTACAGCGACTGCGGACGCAATTTCGTCGGCGCCAATCACGAGCTGCGCTCACTACTCCGAGAATCGACACAACAGGGAGGCGGTCCCTTCGCCGCAGCCTCCAGGGAAGGCATTTCCTGGAAATTCAACCCACCGTCTGCTCCACACTTTGGAGGAATCTGGGAAGCGGCGGTGAAATCCGTTAAGCATCACCTCCGTCGGATCATCGGCGAGCAGCGATTGACCTTTGAGGAGCTGACCACGCTCCTGACTGGCATCGAGGCTTGTTTAAACTCTAGACCTTTACAGCCGTTGTCCGACGACCCTGAGGATCCAGCAGCGCTGACTCCGGGACATTTCCTGATCGGGGAACCGCTCATCGCTCTTCCAGAGCCCAGCCTCGAGGAGCTTCCCGTCTCACGGTTATCTCGATGGCAGTTGATCCAGCAACTTCAACAGCACTTCTGGAAACGCTGGTCTCGGGAGTATTTGAACACCTTGCAGACCAGAGGCAAGTGGCGTAAAACCAAAATTTTGATAAAGTCAGGACTTCTCTGCCTAGTTAAAAGTGAAATTCTACCTCCTACGCAAtggcctctcgctcgtgttGTTCACATACACCCTGGACCAGACGGCTCAGTTCGAGTTGCTACTGTCCGTACCTCAACTTCGCAATTTCTTCGTCCAGTACACAAGCTGATTCCTTTGTTAGCCCCTGACGACGAAGAGACGAGTACGAGGAGGGAACACGAGGCTGGACTCTCGAGCGACTCTCCCGATCAGTAGCTATTTTCACAAGCACAGAAAGCACGTGTTCGTCATACTGCACTTAATCCAGATTTCATTTTCGATTCACTTACCTCTGTACCACTTCCATCTTCACCGTAAATTCTCATTTCATCATCCATTAGTACACTTCACTTTTACTACGCTTCGTTTTTTTTTGGATACTACACTGGATGCCCTACGTTGCTGGCCCATTCAGCTCACCCAGCATCGCCTGACGTCATCGTCCTCCTGATTGGCCACAGTCTCTAGCCTCTCTAGTATTCAGTTTCGTCATTGGCGGAcgaggcgggcggaatgtttgggattggctgagTGCGTCAGTCACGTCGGCTCATTCATCTTTTCTCGATAACGCTATTGGCTGCCTTTCGAGTGACAGCGAGATCTAGGATCGATCAGCGTCTCGCGGAGTCATAGGCCAGCGCCGTCGATATCGATTACGTTCGATTATCGACCCGCGCTAGAGTGATTGGCGGATCGTCCGATCGATCCTCCAATCACGCGCTCGGCGGTTTTCGGCTAACGGTCAGCTGATCGACCGAAAATCACTTCGTTTTCGGTGTTTCTAACGATAACACGTAGTCACGAACATTGCTCTCACTCGCACTCGAAAGACATCGCGTCTGCTTGACCGGTTTTTCTAGTGTACGTCTATTCGCGCTCTTTATCGCTTCGTAAAGAACTGTAAGCTAAGAAACGGCTACCTCTAGTTTACAACAAAACTCTTTATTGTAAAAGTTCATCCACGTACTTCGGggtgtatttacatttcatttcgcACAAGTTCGTTTGGGAGTCGACGATCCCAGTTCGGGAAAAATAAAGTGACGTTTTCTGTGAAGTGGTTCGTTCTCCCCTTTCTTGTCCGAAacactgacataagctcgaataaatcgtgatcgtgctagccgaatcggagtttctgtgccaatttcgcaaacttgcatgaaaatgcactgatctagcacgcgaaacagcgattccgcatggaaatacacttctgaaacgaagaatcgtcaaatctgacataagctcgaataaatcgagatcgtgctggGCGAATCGttatttctgtgccaatttcgcatatttgcttgcaaatgcactgaacttgcacgcgaaaaagcgattccgcacagcaatacacatctgatacgaagaatcgtcgaatctgacataagctcgaataaatcgagatcgtgcttggcgaatcgttgtttctgtgccaacttcgcatacttgcatgcaaatgctctgatctagcacgcggaacagcgattccgcatggaaatacactattgatacgaagaatcgtctaatctgacataagctcgaataaatcgagatcgtggtagccgaatcgcagtttctgagccaatttcgcatacttgcatgcaaatgcactgatcgagcacgcgaaacagcgattccgcacagaaatacacttctgaaacgaagaatcgtcaaatctgacataagctcgaataaatcgagatcgtgcttggcgaatcgttgtttctgtgccaatttcgcatatttgcttgcaaatgcactgaacttgcacgcgaaaaagcgattccgcacagcaatacacatctgatacgaagaatcgtcgaatctgacataagctcgaataaatcgagatcgtgcttggcgaatcgttgtttctgtgccaacttcgcatacttgcatgcaaatgctctgatctagcacgcggaacagcgattccgcatggaaatacactattgatacgaagaatcgtctaatctgacataagctcgaataaatcgagatcgtggtagccgaatcgcagtttctgagccaatttcgcatacttgcatgcaaatgcactgatcgagcacgcgaaacagcgattccgcacagaaatacacttctgaaacgaagaatcgttgaatctgacataagctagaataaatcgtgatcgtgcttgccgaatcgttgtttctgtgccaatttcgcatatttgcatacaaatgcactgatctagcacgcgaaacagcgattccgcgtggacatacacttcttaaacgaagaatcgttgaatctgacataatctcgaataaatcgtgatcgtgctagccgaatcgtagtttctgagccaatttcgcatacttgcatgcaaatgtactgatctagcacgcgaaaaagcgattccgcacagaaatacacttctgaaacgaaaaatcgtcaattttgacgtaagctcgaataaatcgtgatcgtgctagccgaatcggagtttctgtgccaatttcgcaaacttgcatgaaaatgcactgatctagcacgggaaacagcgattccgcatggaaatacacttctgaaacgaagaatcgtcgaatctgacgtaagctcgaataaatcgtgatcgtgctagccgaatcggagtttctgtgccaatttcgcatacttgcacgaaaatgcactgatctagcacgcggaacagcgattccgcatggaaatacacttctgaaacgaagaatcgtcgaatctgacataagctcgaataaatggtgatcgtgctagccgaatcgtagtttctgatccaatttcgcatactttcatgcaaatgctctgatctagcacgcggaacagcgattccgcatggaaatacacttctgaaacgaagaatcgtcgaatctgacgtaagctcgaataaatcgtgatcgtgctagccgaatcggagtttctgtgccaatttcgcaaacttgcacgaaaatgcactgatctagcacgcggaacagcgattccgcatggaaatacacttctgaaacgaagaatcgtcgaatctgacataagctcgaataaatcgtgatcgtgctagctgaatcggagattctgtgccaatttcgcatacttgcatgcaaatgctctgatctagcacgcggaacagcgattccgcatggaaatacacttctgaaacgaagaatcgtcgaatctgacataagctcgaataaatcgtgatcgtgctagccgaatcggagtttctgtgccaatttcgcaaacttgcatgaaaatgcactgatctagcacgcgaaacagcgattccgcacagcaatacacatctgatacgaagaatcgttgaatctgacataagctagaataaatcgtgatcgtgcttgccgaatcgttgtttctgtgccaatttcgcatatttgcatgcaaatgctctgatctagcacgcggaacagcgattccgcatggaaatacacttccgaaacgaagaatcgtcgaatctgacataagctcgaataaatcgtgattgtgcttggcgaatcggagtttctgtgccaatgtcgcatatttgcatacaaatgcaatgatctagcacgcgaaacagcgattccgcacagaaatacacttctgaaacgaagaatcgtcaattttgacataagctcgaatgaatcgtgatcgtgctggccgaatcggagttgctgtaccaatttcgcgtatttgcatgcacatgcactgatctatcacgcgatacagcgattccgcacagaaatagtcatgtgaaacaaagaaccgtcgaatctgacataagctcgaataaatggtgatcgtgcttgccgaatcgttgtttctgtgccaattccgcatatttgcatgcaaatgcactgatcttgcacgcgaaaaagcgattccgcaaagcaatacacatctgatacgaagaatcgtctaatctgacataagctcgaataaatcgagatcgtggtattagccgaatcgcagtttctgagccaatttcgcatacttgcatgcaaatgcactgatcgagcacgcgaaacagcgattccgcacagaaatacacttctgaaacgaagaatcgttgaatctgacataagctagaataaatcgtgatcgtgcttgccgaatcgttgtttctgtgccaatttcgcatatttgcatacaaatgcactgatctagcacgcgaaacagcgattccgcgtggaaatacacttcttaaacgaagaatcgtcgaatctgacataatctcgattgaatcgtgatcgtgctagccgaatcgttgtttctgtgccaacttcgcatacttgcatgcaaaaactctgatctagcacgcggaacagcgattccgcatggaaatacacttctgaaacgaagaatcgttgaatctgacataagctagaataaatcgtgatcgtgcttgccgaatcgttgtttctgtgccaatttcgcatatttgcttgcaaatgcactgatctagtacgcgaaacagcaattccgcgtggaaatacacttcttaaacgaagaatcgtcgaatctgacataatctcgaatgaatcgtgatcgtgctagccgaatcggagtttctgtgccaatttcgcatacttgcatgcaaatgctctgatctagcacgcggaacagcgattccgcatggaaatacacttctgaaacgaagaatcgtcgaatctgatataatctcgaataaatcgtgatcgtgctagccgaatcggagtttctgtgccaatttcgcaaacttgcacgaaaatgcactgatctagaacgcggaacagcgattccgcatggaaatacacttctgaaacgaagaatcgtcgaatctgacataagctcgaataaatggtgatcgtgctagtcgaatcgtagtttctgatccaatttcgcatgctttcatgcaaatgctctgatctagcacgcgaaacagcgattccgcatggaaatacacttctgaaacgaagaatcgtcgaatctgacataagctcgagtaaatcgtgatcgtgctagccgaatcggagtttctgtgccaatttcgcaaacttgcatgaaaatgcactgatctagcacgcggaacagcgattccgcatggaaatacacttctgaaacgaagatccgtcgaatctgatataagctcgaataaatcgtgatcgtgctagccgaatcggagtttctgtgccaatttcgcaaacttgcacgaaaatgcactgatctagaacgcggaacagcgattctgcatggaaatacacttctgaaacgaagaatcgtcgaatctgatataagctcgaataaatggtgatcgtgctagccgaatcggagtttctgtgccaatttcgcaaacttgcatgaaaatgcactgatctagcacgcgaaacagcgattccgcacagcaatacacatctgatacgaagaatcgtcgaatctgacataagctcgaataaatcgagatcgtgcttggcgaatcgttgtttctgtgccaacttcgcatacttgcatgcaaatgctctgatctagcacgcggaacagcgattccgcatggaaatacacttctgaaacgaagaatcgtcgaatctgacataagctcgaataaatcgtgatcgtgctagccgaatcggagtttctgtgccaatttcgcaaacttgcatgaaaatgcactgatctagcacgcgaaacagcgattccgcacagaaatacacttctgaaacgaagaatcgtcaattttgacataagctcgaataaatcgtgatcgtgctagccgaatcggagtttctgtgccaatttcgcaaacttgcatgaaaatgcactgatctagcacgcgaaacagcgattccgcacagcaatacacatctgatacgaagaatcgtcgaatctgacattagctcgaataaatcgagatcgtgcttggcgaatcgttgtttctgtgccaacttcgcatacttgcatgcaaatgctctgatctagcacgcggaacagcgattccgcatggaaatacacttctgaaacgaagaatcgtcgaatctgacataagctcgaataaatcgtgatcgtgctagccgaatcggagattctgtgccaatttcgcaagcttgcatgaaaatgcactgatccagcacgcgaaacagcgattccgcacagaaatacacttctgaaacgaagaatcgtcaattttgacataagctcgaataaatcgtgatcgtgctagccgaatcggagtttctgtgccaatttcgcaaacttgcatgaaaatgcactgatctagcacgcgaaacagggattccgcatggaaatacacttctgaaacgaagaatcgttgaatctgacataagctcgagtaaatcgtgatcgtgcttgccgaatcgttgtttctgtgccaatttcgcatatttgcttgcaaatgcactgatctagcacgcgaaacagcgattccgcgtggaaatacacttcttaaacgaagaatcgtcgaatctgatataagctcgaataaatggtgatcgtgctagccgaatcggagtttctgtgccaatttcgcaaacttgcatgaaaatgcactgatctagcacgcggaacggcgattccgcatggaaatacacttctgaaacgaagaatcgacgaatctgatataagctcgaataaatcgtgatcgtgctagccgaatcggagtttctgtgccaatttcgcaaacttgcacgaaaatgcactgatctagaacgcgaaacagcgattccgcatgtaaatacacttctgaaacgaagaatcgtcaaatctgacataagctcgagtaaatcgtgatcgtgctagccgaatcggagtttctgtgccaatttcgcaaacttgcatgaaaatgcactgatctagcacgcggaacggcgattccgcatggaaatacacttctgaaacgaagaatcgtcgaatctgatataagctcgaataaatcgtgatcgtgctagccgaatcggagtttctgtgccaatttcgcaaacttgcacgaaaatgcactgatctagaacgcggaacagcgattccgcatggaaatacacttctgaaacgaagaatcgtcgaatctgatataagctcgaataaatcgtgatcgtgctagccgaatcggagtttctgtgccaatttcgcaaacttgcacgaaaatgcactgatctagaacgcggaacagcgattccgcatggaaatacacttctgaaacgaagaatcgtcgaatctgacataagctcgaataaatggtgatcgtgctagccgaatcggagtttctgtgccaatttcgcaaacttgcatgaaaatgcactgatctagcacgcgaaacagcgattccgcacagcaatacacatctgatacgaagaatcgtcgaatctgacataagctcgagtaaatcgtgatcgtgctagccgaatcggagtttctgtgccaatttcgcaaacttgcatgaaaatgcactgatctagcacgcggaacggcgattccgcatggaaatacacttctgaaacgaagaatcgttgaatctgacataagctagaataaatcgtgatcgtgcttgccgaatcgttgtttctgtgccaatttcgcatatttgcatacaaatgcactgatctagcacgcgaaacagcgattccgcgtggaaatacacttcttaaacgaagaatcgtcgaatctgacataatctcgattgaatcgtgatcgtgctagccgaatcgttgtttctgtgccaacttcgcatacttgcatgcaaaaactctgatctagcacgcggaacagcgattccgcatggaaatacacttctgaaacgaagaatcgttgaatctgacataagctagaataaatcgtgatcgtgcttgccgaatcgttgtttctgtgccaatttcgcatatttgcttgcaaatgcactgatctagtacgcgaaacagcaattccgcgtggaaatacacttcttaaacgaagaatcgtcgaatctgacataatctcgaatgaatcgtgatcgtgctagccgaatcggagtttctgtgccaatttcgcatacttgcatgcaaatgctctgatctagcacgcggaacagcgattccgcatggaaatacacttctgaaacgaagaatcgtcgaatctgatataatctcgaataaatcgtgatcgtgctagccgaatcggagtttctgtgccaatttcgcaaacttgcacgaaaatgcactgatctagaacgcggaacagcgattccgcatggaaatacacttctgaaacgaagaatcgtcgaatctgacataagctcgaataaatggtgatcgtgctagtcgaatcgtagtttctgatccaatttcgcatgctttcatgcaaatgctctgatctagcacgcgaaacagcgattccgcatggaaatacacttctgaaacgaagaatcgtcgaatctgacataagctcgagtaaatcgtgatcgtgctagccgaatcggagtttctgtgccaatttcgcaaacttgcatgaaaatgcactgatctagcacgcggaacagcgattccgcatggaaatacacttctgaaacgaagatccgtcgaatctgatataagctcgaataaatcgtgatcgtgctagccgaatcggagtttctgtgccaatttcgcaaacttgcacgaaaatgcactgatctagaacgcggaacagcgattctgcatgaaatacacttctgaaacgaagaatcgtcgaatctgatataagctcgaataaatgtgatcgtgctagccgaatcggagtttctgtgccaatttcgcaaacttgcatgaaaatgcactgatctagcacgcgaaacagcgattccgcacagcaatacacatctgatacgaaga
The Lasioglossum baleicum unplaced genomic scaffold, iyLasBale1 scaffold0999, whole genome shotgun sequence DNA segment above includes these coding regions:
- the LOC143220463 gene encoding uncharacterized protein LOC143220463 → MADLIEHQHTLARRISRVVSNIKKKGKANIYLELLQTGQKMLDQLWDDYRQGDTELRSAAKIDKELFESRYFVEDEYEETQEDYTDQYSLLQSLISQFKDSATEKGSENSKPTVVETVAPRSRAVLPKMGLPIFGGQYKDWPSFRDFFTSLIINDVTLSPVERLHYLKACMKGSAASLLKNIKTTADNFKVAWEKLISRFENRRLLVQAQIRLLASLSPVKRESSIELQQLFDQTFDAIDALDNLDRPVTNAVDWVVELTVERLDTQSHREWEDLVRQSKELPTLEDLRTFIEGRIQTCEALEAKRKQPDEASLNKKSSSKAFKVHQISKANTSLRNCSICQGAHFVLFCPQYKEKDAVERKETASSLKLCLNCLGRHSISDCKSAKRCQKCDGKHHTTIHDAESTGAVVQHISTHVSRPSSVLLSTARVTVSGSGGHGFQARSLIDPGSEVSLISEALAQRLGVKRSQARVPLLGVGGAKAKFTRGKSTLVLSSHCDGDVKFQIPVYIISELSRYRPRNLPAVVEWPHVQGLTLADPAYHLADPVDVLLGADSYNLILREGVKRGPPHTPVAQETALGWILTGGVDSEGGGEAAGRLEVPVHHCNVDRELMEMLSRFWEQEEIDTSIPHTADDQRAEEHFVTTHLRQPDGRFSVRLPFSSAPELGDSRRIALRTLESLNGRFRRSAEFQAAYTEFLKAYETLGHMAAAQHPIPSNGYYLPHHGVLREASATTKLRVVFNGSMPSSNGKSINDFLLRGPNLLPNLADVLLRWRRHAFVFSADIEKMYRQILVHPEDRQWQRILWQPEKRGGVIDYELSTVTYGLACAPYLAIRCLHQLAKVEEQRYPRGSRIVLRDIYMDDVLAGADSLPEARRQQTELRELLMAGGFPLRKWASNSRGLLDGLSSDERKGIVEWDSPTHHSVLGIKWLPSADCFQVTAVTSLKNAGFTKRSVLSGTAQLSDSSVALSWIRGHPSRWPTYVANRVAEIQRMLPLAQWHHVRSAENPADCASRGLSPAELPRFQLWWRGPEWLSSPDPLPAVPAEEATHEDEELKAHHVTAQREKTSGTLIERFSNLTRLFRVLAWCRRWAPRNRKPESVITATEMQEVKLILLRLEQSASFSEDIATLRRNQPVAAKSRLAKLCPFLDKDGVLRVGGRLQAANLAYDRTHPAILPDESPLAKLWVDAAHKRCLHGGTQLTLATLRQECWILRGRPMVKHCIHQCTVCIRWKGQTAQPKMGNLPPARITPCRPFFRSGVDYAGPIHLRAGRGRGQLTVKGYIAVFICLVTKAVHLEAVSDGSTETFLAALRRFISRRGRCLELYSDCGRNFVGANHELRSLLRESTQQGGGPFAAASREGISWKFNPPSAPHFGGIWEAAVKSVKHHLRRIIGEQRLTFEELTTLLTGIEACLNSRPLQPLSDDPEDPAALTPGHFLIGEPLIALPEPSLEELPVSRLSRWQLIQQLQQHFWKRWSREYLNTLQTRGKWRKTKILIKSGLLCLVKSEILPPTQWPLARVVHIHPGPDGSVRVATVRTSTSQFLRPVHKLIPLLAPDDEETSTRREHEAGLSSDSPDQ